The following coding sequences are from one Spea bombifrons isolate aSpeBom1 chromosome 13, aSpeBom1.2.pri, whole genome shotgun sequence window:
- the LOC128471038 gene encoding keratin, type I cytoskeletal 19-like encodes MYGQLKRGSSVKAGHIQVSSLSGGSYKKVSVGGYASSVYAGAGGLGHRISSGLHYGGSGREMPIMGNEKETMQILNNRLSTYLEKVRSLEKANGQLEVQIRDWYRENHGASEREDSSYFQTIEELRKKIEDAKMENASILLQIDNARLAADDFKLKFENERTLCNSAEHDVYELRKLIDQLTITRADLETQIENLNEELVFLKKNHSEEMSELRKKSNVNIEVEVDAIAPVDLAKLMDDMRAQYEQLVETHRKEAKYWFEKKVEEWNEEIHISTTELETSKKELTELRRKKQDLEIESQTESSKKSAMAVTLENVNTQVSARLSDVQDNIATIEAQLHQNRDEITKQIFEFGLLFDLKTRLEAEIATYRSLLEGEEVRFNSTS; translated from the exons ATGTATGGCCAGTTAAAGAGGGGGAGCTCCGTAAAAGCTGGCCACATACAGGTCAGCAGCCTCAGCGGTGGAAGCTACAAAAAGGTATCGGTGGGTGGGTATGCATCTAGTGTATATGCTGGGGCTGGGGGCTTGGGCCACAGGATTTCTTCGGGTTTACATTACGGAGGAAGCGGCAGAGAGATGCCGATCATGGGAAATGAGAAGGAAACCATGCAGATCCTGAATAACCGCCTGTCCACGTACCTAGAGAAAGTCCGTTCCTTAGAGAAGGCCAATGGTCAACTGGAGGTACAGATCAGAGACTGGTACAGAGAAAACCATGGCGCCAGTGAAAGAGAAGACAGTTCTTACTTCCAAACTATAGAAGAGCTGAGAAAAAAG ATTGAAGATGCCAAAATGGAAAATGCCAGCATTTTGCTGCAGATAGACAATGCCAGGCTAGCTGCTGATGACTTCAAACTCAA GTTTGAGAATGAAAGGACTCTCTGTAATTCAGCAGAACACGATGTTTATGAGCTGCGCAAATTAATTGATCAGCTGACTATCACAAGAGCAGATTTGGAAACACAGATAGAGAATCTGAATGAAGAATTGGTTTTCCTGAAGAAGAACCATTCTGAA GAGATGAGTGAGCTTCGTAAAAAATCAAATGTCAATATTGAAGTAGAAGTGGATGCCATCGCTCCTGTGGATCTTGCTAAACTTATGGATGACATGAGGGCACAGTACGAGCAGCTCGTCGAAACACACCGTAAAGAAGCTAAATATTGGTTTGAGAAAAAG GTGGAGGAGTGGAATGAAGAAATACACATAAGTACGACTGAATTAGAAACGTCTAAGAAAGAATTAACAGAACTTAGACGTAAAAAACAAGACCTGGAAATAGAATCACAGACCGAGTCGAGTAAG AAATCTGCGATGGCCGTCACTTTGGAGAATGTTAACACTCAGGTTTCAGCTCGACTATCAGACGTACAAGATAACATTGCTACTATTGAGGCCCAGTTGCATCAAAACAGAGATGAGATTACAAAGCAGATCTTTGAATTCGGGCTTCTCTTTGATTTGAAAACTCGACTGGAGGCTGAGATTGCCACCTACCGCAGCCTTTTGGAAGGAGAAGAAGTcag ATTCAATTCCACATCTTAA
- the LOC128471033 gene encoding keratin, type I cytoskeletal 12-like, whose product MSYSSSLQTKQTIQTRQSSGRNSTYGGFSSGSLSSSGLGGGFSTQIANFNYGSSGFGGSDGLLAGGEKHTMQNLNDRLASYLEKVRALELANSDLEKKIREWYESQSALNNSQSRDYTKYYQIIEDLKNKIIVSSTDNARVVLQIDNARLAADDFRMKYENELAMRQNVEADINGLRRVLDELTLARSDLELQVESLSEELAFLKKNHLEEMNSFKGSTGQVSVEMDAAPAVDLTVLLNNMRAEYEGLAEKNRKEAEEWFLKKSSELKKEISVGVQEVQSSRSEISDLKRTLQSLEIELQAQISMKNSLEGTLAETEGRYCVQLSHIQTQISSIEEQLQQVRIDMERQSSEYKRLLDIKTRLEMEIETYRRLLEGELGQIQQIKSQASSVDSKKDPTKTRKVKTIVEEVVDGKVVSSSVQEIEEKMN is encoded by the exons ATGTCTTACTCCAGCAGCCTCCAGACCAAACAAACCATCCAGACGCGTCAGAGCAGTGGCCGTAACAGCACCTACGGAGGTTTCAGCAGTGGCTCCCTGTCCAGCTCTGGTTTGGGTGGAGGTTTCTCAACCCAAATTGCCAACTTCAACTATGGAAGCTCTGGCTTTGGTGGGAGTGATGGCCTTCTCGCTGGAGGGGAGAAGCACACCATGCAGAACCTGAACGACCGTCTGGCCAGCTATCTTGAAAAGGTTCGGGCATTGGAACTGGCCAACAGCGATCTGGAGAAGAAAATAAGGGAATGGTATGAAAGTCAAAGTGCGCTCAACAATAGTCAAAGCCGGGATTACACCAAGTACTACCAGATTATTGAAGATCTAAAGAACAAG ATCATTGTTAGCTCCACTGACAACGCACGGGTGGTCTTGCAGATTGACAATGCCAGGTTGGCAGCTGATGACTTCAGGATGAA GTATGAGAACGAGCTTGCCATGCGTCAGAACGTTGAGGCCGACATCAACGGCCTCCGCCGTGTCCTGGATGAACTGACCCTCGCTAGATCAGACCTGGAGCTGCAAGTGGAATCTCTTAGCGAAGAGCTGGCCTTCCTTAAGAAGAACCATCTGGAG GAGATGAATTCCTTTAAAGGCAGCACTGGCCAAGTCAGTGTTGAGATGGATGCAGCTCCAGCAGTTGATCTCACCGTGCTTCTAAACaacatgagagcagagtatgaGGGCCTGGCCGAGAAGAACCGCAAAGAAGCTGAAGAATGGTTCCTGAAGAAG AGCAGTGAGCTGAAAAAGGAGATTTCTGTAGGTGTTCAAGAAGTTCAGTCTAGCCGTTCAGAGATCTCCGATCTCAAACGCACCCTGCAGAGCCTAGAGATTGAGTTGCAGGCTCAGATTTCCATG AAAAACTCCCTTGAAGGAACCTTGGCAGAGACAGAAGGCCGTTATTGTGTACAGCTAAGCCATATCCAGACACAGATCTCCAGCATTGAAGAACAGCTACAACAGGTCAGAATAGACATGGAAAGACAGAGCTCAGAGTATAAGAGGCTGCTGGACATCAAGACCAGGCTGGAGATGGAAATCGAGACTTACAGACGTCTGCTGGAAGGAGAGCTTGG ACAAATCCAGCAAATAAAGTCACAGGCATCATCAGTAGATTCCAAGAAAG ATCCAACAAAAACGAGAAAAGTCAAGACAATTGTCGAAGAGGTGGTCGACGGGAAAGTCGTCTCTTCCAGCGTCCAGGAAATTGAAGAGaagatgaattaa